One genomic window of Myxocyprinus asiaticus isolate MX2 ecotype Aquarium Trade chromosome 5, UBuf_Myxa_2, whole genome shotgun sequence includes the following:
- the LOC127441029 gene encoding cell surface glycoprotein 1-like isoform X2 — protein MENNPEPNPDCDPCNVGGGEAEQQPEQGQEGVKEGQTDWATNQVEWAEEKTEERGAEKTGGLQPLPGIIFINEFGQEILEVTEGHEQDLHHGHDGEEGSIWGLSSQVELDGSGSEYETAEEWGDVPGQNRGRVSVDDEIESAENENPGVAPEQGKPMAQECFADCGTAGSVPKEITPTDSGFGGDAFATNWDQPVEMPVNPEEAAACVSELEQKSSDKPLLDPADPAQSLDDTQSGENTSQDVLEPTQSSDPFGTEGNDPFGTGNDPFATTGSDPFGTGNDPFANSEKDPFGESEADSFKPSEEDSTGFSGSDPFATTGSDLFFTQGITTESQKSGFDSDPFAETHEGGTGGWAADPFASEFTSDPFTSGSNYDPFADGNTSDLFAIESSRDRFTKKNNQGWAGTWESTGSKELGGEGKDSNVFDDKNGHPNGFAQWAAFPAPSADSSGENSSKGSWQEVSDSSGFFSSDGQGNFTAGWPSEAGQPQDHSASFPGQNNTSVPKGTIAEDQVCHKEPENSDLSEDEVANRRYGKLYQEISTELEEVSSKTFNGFSKDATVPTFATEFDKMLPTEDMEKEQPNQEAPESSPVLEAEESPAEATLATAEDKESPIEETPTVDAKPEEEASSTEAKPGDPDNIEPKPGDEPDHVEPKPRDEPDNVEPKPSDEPDNVESIPGDVPDNVEPQPGDETSKEGASKNGKEEEKMPIPSVVIEPASSNEGDDDRDCDIISPSATSDNGMIPECQTTKESSGMPPRFLFKVETMHDFDAANPDELELKKGDIVLVVPTELSEDQDAGWLTGIKESEWLLLGASAQKGLFPENFTQRLD, from the exons ATGGAAAACAATCCTGAGCCAAACCCAGACTGTGATCCTTGTAATGTGGGGGGTGGCGAGGCCGAGCAGCAGCCAGAACAGGGACAGGAGGGTGTAAAGGAAGGGCAGACAGACTGGGCAACAAATCAAGTGGAGTGggcagaagaaaagacagaggagAGAGGGGCAGAAAAGACAGGGGGTTTGCAACCCCTGCCCGGGATCATATTCATCAATGAGTTTGGTCAGGAGATTCTGGAGGTCACAGAGGGACATGAGCAGGATCTTCATCATGGTCATGATGGGGAAGAAGGCTCCATATGGGGTCTGTCTAGTCAGGTCGAGCTAGATGGATCAGGGTCAGAGTATGAGACTGCTGAAGAGTGGGGGGATGTCCCAGGACAGAACAGGGGGAGGGTCAGTGTTGATGATGAGATTGAATCTGCAGAGAATGAGAATCCAGGTGTAGCACCAGAACAAGGCAAGCCCATGGCCCAAGAGTGCTTCGCAGACTGTGGTACGGCTGGCAGTGTCCCAAAGGAAATTACCCCTACTGACTCTGGGTTTGGTGGTGATGCATTTGCCACCAACTGGGATCAGCCTGTAGAGATGCCTGTGAATCCTGAAGAAGCAGCAGCTTGTGTCTCAGAGCTTGAGCAAAAGAGCTCAGATAAGCCTTTATTAGACCCAGCTGATCCAGCCCAGAGCCTAGATGACACTCAGAGCGGGGAAAATACATCTCAAGATGTCCTTGAACCTACTCAGAGTTCAGACCCATTTGGCACTGAAGGCAATGACCCATTTGGTACAGGGAATGATCCTTTTGCCACAACAGGGAGCGACCCATTTGGTACTGGAAACGATCCATTCGCCAACTCAGAGAAAGACCCTTTTGGAGAATCTGAAGCAGATTCATTTAAGCCTTCTGAGGAAGATTCCACTGGCTTTTCTGGGAGTGACCCATTTGCAACAACAGGCAGTGATCTTTTCTTTACACAAGGGATAACAACAGAGAGCCAGAAAAGTGGGTTTGATTCAGATCCATTTGCAGAGACCCATGAAGGAGGTACAGGAGGTTGGGCAGCTGACCCATTTGCCAGTGAATTCACATCAGACCCTTTTACTTCTGGGAGCAATTATGACCCATTTGCTGATGGTAACACATCTGATCTTTTTGCCATTGAAAGCAGCAGGGATCGATTTACCAAAAAGAACAACCAGGGCTGGGCAGGGACTTGGGAATCTACAGGGTCAAAGGAGTTGGGTGGAGAAGGAAAAGACTCTAATGTCTTTGATGACAAAAATGGACATCCCAATGGGTTTGCCCAGTGGGCAGCCTTTCCTGCACCATCTGCTGACTCCAGTGGAGAGAACTCCAGTAAGGGCTCCTGGCAAGAGGTGAGCGACAGCAGTGGTTTCTTCTCTTCTGATGGCCAGGGAAACTTCACAGCTGGCTGGCCTAGTGAGGCTGGTCAGCCTCAAGACCACTCTGCCTCCTTCCCTGGGCAAAATAATACCTCTGTTCCTAAAGGTACCATCGCAGAGGACCAAGTCTGTCATAAAGAGCCTGAGAATTCAGACCTCTCTGAAGACGAAGTTGCAAACCGGAGATATGGAAAGTTGTACCAAGAAATAAGTACAGAGCTGGAAGAG GTGTCCAGCAAGACTTTTAATGGATTTTCTAAG gATGCAACAGTCCCAACATTTGCCACCGAATTTGATAAAATG CTCCCAACTGAGGATATGGAAAAGGAGCAACCCAACCAAGAAGCACCG GAATCTTCTCCAGTTCTAGAAGCAGAGGAGTCACCTGCAGAGGCGACTCTG GCTACTGCAGAAGATAAAGAGTCTCCCATTGAAGAGACTCCG ACTGTAGATGCCAAACCAGAGGAAGAGGCCAGTTCAACAGAAGCCAAACCAGGAGATCCTGACAATATTGAGCCCAAACCAGGAGATGAACCAGATCATGTTGAGCCCAAACCAAGAGATGAACCAGATAATGTTGAGCCCAAACCATCAGATGAACCAGATAATGTTGAATCCATACCAGGAGATGTTCCTGATAATGTTGAACCCCAACCAGGGGATGAAACCAGTAAGGAGGGGGCCTCAAAGAATGGGAAAGAGGAG GAGAAGATGCCTATTCCTTCTGTTGTCATTGAGCCTGCCTCTAGTAACGAGGGTGACGATGACCGTGATTGTGATATCATATCTCCATCAGCAACCAGTGACAATGGCATGATACCAGAATGCCAGACAACCAAAGAATCCTCTGGAATGCCGCCTCGTTTTCTTTTCAAG GTTGAAACGATGCATGATTTTGATGCAGCAAACCCAGATGAACTGGAGCTGAAGAAAGGGGACATTGTTTTGGTAGTACCTACAGAGCTGTCTGAAGATCAG GATGCTGGTTGGCTCACTGGCATCAAAGAGAGTGAGTGGTTACTGCTGGGTGCCTCGGCTCAGAAAGGACTGTTTCCTGAAAACTTTACACAGCGTCTGGATTAA
- the LOC127441029 gene encoding uncharacterized protein LOC127441029 isoform X7 produces the protein MENNPEPNPDCDPCNVGGGEAEQQPEQGQEGVKEGQTDWATNQVEWAEEKTEERGAEKTGGLQPLPGIIFINEFGQEILEVTEGHEQDLHHGHDGEEGSIWGLSSQVELDGSGSEYETAEEWGDVPGQNRGRVSVDDEIESAENENPGVAPEQGKPMAQECFADCGTAGSVPKEITPTDSGFGGDAFATNWDQPVEMPVNPEEAAACVSELEQKSSDKPLLDPADPAQSLDDTQSGENTSQDVLEPTQSSDPFGTEGNDPFGTGNDPFATTGSDPFGTGNDPFANSEKDPFGESEADSFKPSEEDSTGFSGSDPFATTGSDLFFTQGITTESQKSGFDSDPFAETHEGGTGGWAADPFASEFTSDPFTSGSNYDPFADGNTSDLFAIESSRDRFTKKNNQGWAGTWESTGSKELGGEGKDSNVFDDKNGHPNGFAQWAAFPAPSADSSGENSSKGSWQEVSDSSGFFSSDGQGNFTAGWPSEAGQPQDHSASFPGQNNTSVPKGTIAEDQVCHKEPENSDLSEDEVANRRYGKLYQEISTELEEVSSKTFNGFSKDATVPTFATEFDKMSEAQAPEGDVTEGEGEAVPSSVPESVESPVTTPPTDTQPEETTASSPPTEAASLPTEDMEKEQPNQEAPESSPVLEAEESPAEATLATAEDKESPIEETPEKMPIPSVVIEPASSNEGDDDRDCDIISPSATSDNGMIPECQTTKESSGMPPRFLFKVETMHDFDAANPDELELKKGDIVLVVPTELSEDQDAGWLTGIKESEWLLLGASAQKGLFPENFTQRLD, from the exons ATGGAAAACAATCCTGAGCCAAACCCAGACTGTGATCCTTGTAATGTGGGGGGTGGCGAGGCCGAGCAGCAGCCAGAACAGGGACAGGAGGGTGTAAAGGAAGGGCAGACAGACTGGGCAACAAATCAAGTGGAGTGggcagaagaaaagacagaggagAGAGGGGCAGAAAAGACAGGGGGTTTGCAACCCCTGCCCGGGATCATATTCATCAATGAGTTTGGTCAGGAGATTCTGGAGGTCACAGAGGGACATGAGCAGGATCTTCATCATGGTCATGATGGGGAAGAAGGCTCCATATGGGGTCTGTCTAGTCAGGTCGAGCTAGATGGATCAGGGTCAGAGTATGAGACTGCTGAAGAGTGGGGGGATGTCCCAGGACAGAACAGGGGGAGGGTCAGTGTTGATGATGAGATTGAATCTGCAGAGAATGAGAATCCAGGTGTAGCACCAGAACAAGGCAAGCCCATGGCCCAAGAGTGCTTCGCAGACTGTGGTACGGCTGGCAGTGTCCCAAAGGAAATTACCCCTACTGACTCTGGGTTTGGTGGTGATGCATTTGCCACCAACTGGGATCAGCCTGTAGAGATGCCTGTGAATCCTGAAGAAGCAGCAGCTTGTGTCTCAGAGCTTGAGCAAAAGAGCTCAGATAAGCCTTTATTAGACCCAGCTGATCCAGCCCAGAGCCTAGATGACACTCAGAGCGGGGAAAATACATCTCAAGATGTCCTTGAACCTACTCAGAGTTCAGACCCATTTGGCACTGAAGGCAATGACCCATTTGGTACAGGGAATGATCCTTTTGCCACAACAGGGAGCGACCCATTTGGTACTGGAAACGATCCATTCGCCAACTCAGAGAAAGACCCTTTTGGAGAATCTGAAGCAGATTCATTTAAGCCTTCTGAGGAAGATTCCACTGGCTTTTCTGGGAGTGACCCATTTGCAACAACAGGCAGTGATCTTTTCTTTACACAAGGGATAACAACAGAGAGCCAGAAAAGTGGGTTTGATTCAGATCCATTTGCAGAGACCCATGAAGGAGGTACAGGAGGTTGGGCAGCTGACCCATTTGCCAGTGAATTCACATCAGACCCTTTTACTTCTGGGAGCAATTATGACCCATTTGCTGATGGTAACACATCTGATCTTTTTGCCATTGAAAGCAGCAGGGATCGATTTACCAAAAAGAACAACCAGGGCTGGGCAGGGACTTGGGAATCTACAGGGTCAAAGGAGTTGGGTGGAGAAGGAAAAGACTCTAATGTCTTTGATGACAAAAATGGACATCCCAATGGGTTTGCCCAGTGGGCAGCCTTTCCTGCACCATCTGCTGACTCCAGTGGAGAGAACTCCAGTAAGGGCTCCTGGCAAGAGGTGAGCGACAGCAGTGGTTTCTTCTCTTCTGATGGCCAGGGAAACTTCACAGCTGGCTGGCCTAGTGAGGCTGGTCAGCCTCAAGACCACTCTGCCTCCTTCCCTGGGCAAAATAATACCTCTGTTCCTAAAGGTACCATCGCAGAGGACCAAGTCTGTCATAAAGAGCCTGAGAATTCAGACCTCTCTGAAGACGAAGTTGCAAACCGGAGATATGGAAAGTTGTACCAAGAAATAAGTACAGAGCTGGAAGAG GTGTCCAGCAAGACTTTTAATGGATTTTCTAAG gATGCAACAGTCCCAACATTTGCCACCGAATTTGATAAAATG TCTGAGGCTCAGGCCCCAGAGGGTGATGTAACTGAAGGAGAAGGTGAAGCAGTCCCATCTTCAGTACCTGAGAGTGTTGAGAGCCCAGTCACTACTCCCCCTACAGACACCCAACCAGAGGAGACCACTGCCTCAAGCCCCCCTACAGAGGCAGCCTCT CTCCCAACTGAGGATATGGAAAAGGAGCAACCCAACCAAGAAGCACCG GAATCTTCTCCAGTTCTAGAAGCAGAGGAGTCACCTGCAGAGGCGACTCTG GCTACTGCAGAAGATAAAGAGTCTCCCATTGAAGAGACTCCG GAGAAGATGCCTATTCCTTCTGTTGTCATTGAGCCTGCCTCTAGTAACGAGGGTGACGATGACCGTGATTGTGATATCATATCTCCATCAGCAACCAGTGACAATGGCATGATACCAGAATGCCAGACAACCAAAGAATCCTCTGGAATGCCGCCTCGTTTTCTTTTCAAG GTTGAAACGATGCATGATTTTGATGCAGCAAACCCAGATGAACTGGAGCTGAAGAAAGGGGACATTGTTTTGGTAGTACCTACAGAGCTGTCTGAAGATCAG GATGCTGGTTGGCTCACTGGCATCAAAGAGAGTGAGTGGTTACTGCTGGGTGCCTCGGCTCAGAAAGGACTGTTTCCTGAAAACTTTACACAGCGTCTGGATTAA
- the LOC127441029 gene encoding cell surface glycoprotein 1-like isoform X1 yields the protein MENNPEPNPDCDPCNVGGGEAEQQPEQGQEGVKEGQTDWATNQVEWAEEKTEERGAEKTGGLQPLPGIIFINEFGQEILEVTEGHEQDLHHGHDGEEGSIWGLSSQVELDGSGSEYETAEEWGDVPGQNRGRVSVDDEIESAENENPGVAPEQGKPMAQECFADCGTAGSVPKEITPTDSGFGGDAFATNWDQPVEMPVNPEEAAACVSELEQKSSDKPLLDPADPAQSLDDTQSGENTSQDVLEPTQSSDPFGTEGNDPFGTGNDPFATTGSDPFGTGNDPFANSEKDPFGESEADSFKPSEEDSTGFSGSDPFATTGSDLFFTQGITTESQKSGFDSDPFAETHEGGTGGWAADPFASEFTSDPFTSGSNYDPFADGNTSDLFAIESSRDRFTKKNNQGWAGTWESTGSKELGGEGKDSNVFDDKNGHPNGFAQWAAFPAPSADSSGENSSKGSWQEVSDSSGFFSSDGQGNFTAGWPSEAGQPQDHSASFPGQNNTSVPKGTIAEDQVCHKEPENSDLSEDEVANRRYGKLYQEISTELEEVSSKTFNGFSKDATVPTFATEFDKMSEAQAPEGDVTEGEGEAVPSSVPESVESPVTTPPTDTQPEETTASSPPTEAASLPTEDMEKEQPNQEAPESSPVLEAEESPAEATLATAEDKESPIEETPTVDAKPEEEASSTEAKPGDPDNIEPKPGDEPDHVEPKPRDEPDNVEPKPSDEPDNVESIPGDVPDNVEPQPGDETSKEGASKNGKEEEKMPIPSVVIEPASSNEGDDDRDCDIISPSATSDNGMIPECQTTKESSGMPPRFLFKVETMHDFDAANPDELELKKGDIVLVVPTELSEDQDAGWLTGIKESEWLLLGASAQKGLFPENFTQRLD from the exons ATGGAAAACAATCCTGAGCCAAACCCAGACTGTGATCCTTGTAATGTGGGGGGTGGCGAGGCCGAGCAGCAGCCAGAACAGGGACAGGAGGGTGTAAAGGAAGGGCAGACAGACTGGGCAACAAATCAAGTGGAGTGggcagaagaaaagacagaggagAGAGGGGCAGAAAAGACAGGGGGTTTGCAACCCCTGCCCGGGATCATATTCATCAATGAGTTTGGTCAGGAGATTCTGGAGGTCACAGAGGGACATGAGCAGGATCTTCATCATGGTCATGATGGGGAAGAAGGCTCCATATGGGGTCTGTCTAGTCAGGTCGAGCTAGATGGATCAGGGTCAGAGTATGAGACTGCTGAAGAGTGGGGGGATGTCCCAGGACAGAACAGGGGGAGGGTCAGTGTTGATGATGAGATTGAATCTGCAGAGAATGAGAATCCAGGTGTAGCACCAGAACAAGGCAAGCCCATGGCCCAAGAGTGCTTCGCAGACTGTGGTACGGCTGGCAGTGTCCCAAAGGAAATTACCCCTACTGACTCTGGGTTTGGTGGTGATGCATTTGCCACCAACTGGGATCAGCCTGTAGAGATGCCTGTGAATCCTGAAGAAGCAGCAGCTTGTGTCTCAGAGCTTGAGCAAAAGAGCTCAGATAAGCCTTTATTAGACCCAGCTGATCCAGCCCAGAGCCTAGATGACACTCAGAGCGGGGAAAATACATCTCAAGATGTCCTTGAACCTACTCAGAGTTCAGACCCATTTGGCACTGAAGGCAATGACCCATTTGGTACAGGGAATGATCCTTTTGCCACAACAGGGAGCGACCCATTTGGTACTGGAAACGATCCATTCGCCAACTCAGAGAAAGACCCTTTTGGAGAATCTGAAGCAGATTCATTTAAGCCTTCTGAGGAAGATTCCACTGGCTTTTCTGGGAGTGACCCATTTGCAACAACAGGCAGTGATCTTTTCTTTACACAAGGGATAACAACAGAGAGCCAGAAAAGTGGGTTTGATTCAGATCCATTTGCAGAGACCCATGAAGGAGGTACAGGAGGTTGGGCAGCTGACCCATTTGCCAGTGAATTCACATCAGACCCTTTTACTTCTGGGAGCAATTATGACCCATTTGCTGATGGTAACACATCTGATCTTTTTGCCATTGAAAGCAGCAGGGATCGATTTACCAAAAAGAACAACCAGGGCTGGGCAGGGACTTGGGAATCTACAGGGTCAAAGGAGTTGGGTGGAGAAGGAAAAGACTCTAATGTCTTTGATGACAAAAATGGACATCCCAATGGGTTTGCCCAGTGGGCAGCCTTTCCTGCACCATCTGCTGACTCCAGTGGAGAGAACTCCAGTAAGGGCTCCTGGCAAGAGGTGAGCGACAGCAGTGGTTTCTTCTCTTCTGATGGCCAGGGAAACTTCACAGCTGGCTGGCCTAGTGAGGCTGGTCAGCCTCAAGACCACTCTGCCTCCTTCCCTGGGCAAAATAATACCTCTGTTCCTAAAGGTACCATCGCAGAGGACCAAGTCTGTCATAAAGAGCCTGAGAATTCAGACCTCTCTGAAGACGAAGTTGCAAACCGGAGATATGGAAAGTTGTACCAAGAAATAAGTACAGAGCTGGAAGAG GTGTCCAGCAAGACTTTTAATGGATTTTCTAAG gATGCAACAGTCCCAACATTTGCCACCGAATTTGATAAAATG TCTGAGGCTCAGGCCCCAGAGGGTGATGTAACTGAAGGAGAAGGTGAAGCAGTCCCATCTTCAGTACCTGAGAGTGTTGAGAGCCCAGTCACTACTCCCCCTACAGACACCCAACCAGAGGAGACCACTGCCTCAAGCCCCCCTACAGAGGCAGCCTCT CTCCCAACTGAGGATATGGAAAAGGAGCAACCCAACCAAGAAGCACCG GAATCTTCTCCAGTTCTAGAAGCAGAGGAGTCACCTGCAGAGGCGACTCTG GCTACTGCAGAAGATAAAGAGTCTCCCATTGAAGAGACTCCG ACTGTAGATGCCAAACCAGAGGAAGAGGCCAGTTCAACAGAAGCCAAACCAGGAGATCCTGACAATATTGAGCCCAAACCAGGAGATGAACCAGATCATGTTGAGCCCAAACCAAGAGATGAACCAGATAATGTTGAGCCCAAACCATCAGATGAACCAGATAATGTTGAATCCATACCAGGAGATGTTCCTGATAATGTTGAACCCCAACCAGGGGATGAAACCAGTAAGGAGGGGGCCTCAAAGAATGGGAAAGAGGAG GAGAAGATGCCTATTCCTTCTGTTGTCATTGAGCCTGCCTCTAGTAACGAGGGTGACGATGACCGTGATTGTGATATCATATCTCCATCAGCAACCAGTGACAATGGCATGATACCAGAATGCCAGACAACCAAAGAATCCTCTGGAATGCCGCCTCGTTTTCTTTTCAAG GTTGAAACGATGCATGATTTTGATGCAGCAAACCCAGATGAACTGGAGCTGAAGAAAGGGGACATTGTTTTGGTAGTACCTACAGAGCTGTCTGAAGATCAG GATGCTGGTTGGCTCACTGGCATCAAAGAGAGTGAGTGGTTACTGCTGGGTGCCTCGGCTCAGAAAGGACTGTTTCCTGAAAACTTTACACAGCGTCTGGATTAA